A stretch of Aedes aegypti strain LVP_AGWG chromosome 2, AaegL5.0 Primary Assembly, whole genome shotgun sequence DNA encodes these proteins:
- the LOC5574565 gene encoding SURF1-like protein has product MFRFIQREVLAGLRSSRPVNRFYPCRQAHQKRSRVPPPVRLRSDGNQPITAFGWMLLAIPATTFGLGCWQVYRKQWKEDLIRNLESRMRMEPVPIPDDLSELEKMEYQKVIVRGEFLHDQELHLGPRALIQKGDSNTTGGLFSQKESSIGYLVITPFKLEGREDKILINRGWVSKRNLDPATRPEGQIKGTVELQGVVRLPENRPQFTPNQRGAIFMYRDVPKMAEQCGTEPYFLDATVESTVPHGPVGGQTRVTLRNEHLSYIFTWFSLSGFTSWLWFRQVVRGKSF; this is encoded by the exons atgtttcgttTCATTCAACGTGAAGTGCTTGCCGGTTTGCGATCATCGCGACCTGTAAACCGTTTCTATCCGTGCCGGCAAGCACATCAGAAACGATCTCGAGTTCCTCCGCCGGTAAGATTGCGTAGCGATGGAAATCAACCGATCACGGCTTTTGGGTGGATGCTATTG GCAATCCCCGCTACGACATTCGGACTCGGATGCTGGCAAGTCTACCGGAAGCAGTGGAAGGAAGATTTAATCAGGAACCTCGAATCACGTATGCGTATGGAACCCGTTCCTATTCCCGATGA TTTGTCGGAGCTGGAAAAAATGGAGTACCAAAAAGTAATTGTCCGGGGAGAGTTCCTGCACGATCAAGAGTTACATCTAGGTCCCCGGGCGTTGATTCAGAAAGGAGATTCCAATACCACGGGTGGTCTGTTTTCGCAGAAAGAATCCTCGATCGGATATCTGGTCATAACGCCATTCAAGCTAGAAGGAAGAGA AGATAAAATTCTAATCAATCGCGGTTGGGTGTCGAAGCGAAACCTCGATCCAGCCACTCGACCAGAGGGCCAAATTAAAGGAACCGTCGAGCTGCAAGGCGTTGTTCGTTTGCCGGAGAACCGTCCCCAGTTTACTCCTAACCAGAGGGGAGCCATTTTCATGTACCGAGATGTGCCCAAAATGGCCGAACAGTGCGGAACGGAACCGTATTTTCTTGATGCGACCGTGGAGTCCACGGTTCCCCATGGCCCCGTGGGTGGACAAACTCGTGTGACGCTGCGAAACGAACATCTATCGTACATCTTTACGTGGTTCAGCTTGTCGGGGTTCACTTCTTGGCTCTGGTTCAGACAGGTTGTCAGAGGAAAGTCGTTCTAG